In Candidatus Campbellbacteria bacterium, the following are encoded in one genomic region:
- the recO gene encoding DNA repair protein RecO, with protein sequence MANTVYTTDSFVLSARNVGEANRIFTLLTKDIGTITASARSIRLQKSKLRYALQPFSFVEVSLVEGKGGWRITNAYPFENMFFATTEGEKRTLVVKISVLLKRLLVGESPDIELYEVVEKGFLGMKNVSNDHLDIYELVFVSKILQVLGYGTDSDVFLRVSNMPLGENESEYIDGKERRTLIKEINEVLAVSGL encoded by the coding sequence ATGGCAAATACAGTTTATACCACAGACTCTTTCGTGCTGTCGGCTCGTAATGTCGGAGAAGCCAACAGAATTTTCACTCTATTAACCAAAGACATTGGGACAATAACCGCGTCCGCGAGAAGCATTCGCCTGCAAAAGTCAAAGTTACGCTACGCTTTACAGCCGTTCTCCTTTGTGGAAGTGTCTCTCGTTGAAGGTAAAGGCGGGTGGAGGATCACTAACGCATATCCGTTTGAGAATATGTTCTTTGCCACGACGGAGGGCGAAAAAAGAACGCTTGTGGTAAAGATCTCGGTTCTTTTAAAACGCCTTTTGGTGGGGGAGTCGCCGGACATTGAACTATACGAAGTCGTGGAAAAGGGTTTTCTTGGAATGAAAAATGTATCCAATGACCACCTCGATATCTACGAGCTTGTATTTGTCTCCAAAATTCTTCAGGTGTTGGGATACGGAACCGACTCCGATGTTTTTTTGCGGGTGTCAAATATGCCTCTGGGAGAGAACGAGAGCGAATACATTGATGGAAAAGAAAGAAGGACTCTCATAAAGGAAATAAACGAAGTACTCGCCGTCAGCGGTTTGTAG
- a CDS encoding class I tRNA ligase family protein — protein MSNDLNSQEMNSKKTKENVKKKEKENSKENVEIKAESEVSKREEDILEFWNESDIFLKSLSKPSPEGEFVFYDGPPFATGLPHYGHLLAGTIKDIIPRFQTMRGKHVRRVWGWDVHGLPIENLIEKKFGVNTKREIEDLGIDKFNEEARGSVLKYRDEWRKIVPRTGRFVDMENDYKTMDPEYSETTWWIFKTLFEKDLVYEGFKSMHLCPRCGTTLSNFEVNLGYQDIKDLSVTTKFELKEEPGTFLLTWTTTPWTLPGNVAVGVHKDIDYIAVTVPENIEELGFDLKSDIDPGTYIFAKEAGQKDSSNEGKLHQLFWLAGKSEIQTKEMKGSDLVGLSYKPPFPYFLDKDLPNKENAWKIYDADYVTTDDGTGIVHLAPAFGEEDLLLAQEKNIPIVHHVNFEGAFTEDVVDFAGEKVKPKDEDGEDHMATDIKIIKWLAENNLLFAKEKITHSYPLCWRCDTPLLNYATTSWFIAVTDIKDEIIKANEGVSWTPDHIGTGRFGKWLENARDWAVSRSRYWGSPLPVWRNEETKEMEVIGSVEELRKKSRGALTRIITMRHAESEKNVLNVLDSSLDKYGLTETGVKEAKEAAKKLSGSVDVIYSSPVLRARKTAEIVAEELGLEVKIAEEVSEVDSGDWEKETLDSERVKEERKEYFSLPPQEQFEAVRGTNGESWKEVSDRVNRFLENATHKHAGESVLVVAHQGIVAEIERSIENKEINEELLHRQSVGRFAFPIRFDVRTDTGRQFDFHRPYIDQIKVYSESGTELTRVAEVFDTWYESGSMPYAQHHYPFENRDIFEPEGNKGFPADFIAEGLDQTRGWFYSLLVLGVGLFNKSPYKNVIVNGIILSEDGQKMSKRLLNYPDPLEVISKYGADSLRLYMSSSSVVRAESLNFSEKGVAEISRKVIGRLDNVYKFYEIYRDRSLEEEKELEESENVLDIWIESRLSKTEQMVRHSLDNYELDKATRPLFDFVEDLSTWYLRRSRDRFKGENSEDGKMSRRVLYTTLKTFALISAPFMPFYADYLYRSLRGESDPESVHLESWPTLKKPNGDILEKMKRVREIVSEGLEERNKEGIKVRQPLASLSYGGEKLDDTMESIISDEMNVKSVKYEEGKSEVEIDSHITEELRKEGIAREVIRTVQNERKNLGLNPRDLVNVYFHSDKEEFDSIVEEYKEEIKEASNAEKLIVGPIDNTQTGTTQSIGDFEVTLVVEKL, from the coding sequence ATGAGCAATGACCTAAACTCGCAAGAGATGAATTCCAAAAAAACGAAAGAAAACGTGAAAAAAAAGGAAAAAGAGAACTCTAAAGAAAACGTGGAAATAAAAGCTGAAAGTGAAGTATCTAAAAGAGAGGAAGACATCCTCGAATTTTGGAACGAAAGCGATATATTTCTTAAGTCTCTTTCCAAACCTTCGCCGGAAGGGGAATTTGTCTTTTATGATGGTCCTCCGTTCGCCACCGGTCTGCCGCACTATGGCCATCTCTTGGCCGGGACTATTAAGGATATAATCCCGCGTTTTCAAACAATGCGAGGAAAACACGTGAGAAGAGTTTGGGGGTGGGATGTACACGGTCTGCCTATAGAGAACTTGATCGAGAAAAAATTCGGCGTTAATACAAAACGTGAGATCGAGGATCTCGGAATAGATAAGTTCAATGAGGAAGCCAGAGGTTCGGTTTTGAAGTACAGAGATGAATGGAGAAAGATCGTTCCCCGCACGGGACGTTTCGTGGATATGGAAAATGACTACAAAACTATGGATCCGGAATACTCGGAAACCACCTGGTGGATATTCAAGACTCTTTTTGAGAAAGATCTAGTGTACGAGGGCTTTAAGTCTATGCACCTATGTCCGCGTTGTGGCACTACGCTTTCCAACTTTGAAGTTAATTTAGGATATCAAGACATCAAGGATCTTTCCGTAACGACAAAGTTCGAACTAAAAGAAGAGCCGGGAACTTTTCTTTTGACTTGGACAACTACGCCGTGGACGCTTCCGGGTAATGTGGCGGTCGGCGTGCACAAAGATATTGACTATATTGCCGTTACCGTTCCGGAAAATATTGAGGAATTGGGCTTTGACTTAAAGAGCGACATTGATCCGGGTACTTATATTTTCGCCAAAGAAGCCGGACAAAAGGATTCATCAAACGAAGGCAAACTGCACCAGCTATTTTGGTTGGCTGGGAAAAGCGAAATCCAAACCAAAGAAATGAAGGGTAGTGATCTGGTCGGGCTTTCGTACAAGCCACCATTTCCGTACTTTTTAGATAAAGATCTTCCTAACAAAGAAAACGCCTGGAAAATATATGACGCTGATTATGTAACGACGGACGACGGAACCGGTATTGTGCACTTAGCACCCGCCTTCGGTGAGGAAGATCTCTTGCTCGCGCAAGAGAAGAATATACCTATAGTTCACCATGTCAATTTTGAGGGAGCGTTTACCGAAGACGTAGTTGATTTTGCCGGAGAAAAGGTAAAGCCAAAAGACGAAGATGGGGAAGATCATATGGCTACTGATATCAAGATAATAAAGTGGCTTGCCGAGAACAACCTTCTCTTCGCCAAAGAGAAAATAACCCACTCGTATCCTTTGTGCTGGCGCTGTGACACACCGCTTTTAAATTACGCTACTACTTCCTGGTTTATTGCGGTAACTGACATAAAAGATGAGATCATCAAAGCAAATGAAGGAGTAAGTTGGACCCCTGATCACATAGGTACGGGAAGATTTGGCAAATGGCTGGAAAACGCTCGCGATTGGGCTGTTTCTCGTTCGCGCTACTGGGGTTCCCCTCTGCCAGTTTGGAGAAATGAGGAGACAAAGGAGATGGAAGTTATTGGTTCAGTTGAAGAATTACGCAAGAAATCACGTGGGGCGTTAACAAGAATAATCACAATGCGCCACGCCGAAAGCGAGAAGAATGTATTGAATGTATTGGATTCTTCTCTCGATAAGTACGGACTAACTGAGACTGGTGTCAAAGAGGCGAAAGAGGCTGCCAAGAAGCTATCCGGTTCTGTTGATGTTATTTATTCTTCTCCTGTACTTCGGGCTAGAAAGACAGCCGAGATAGTAGCCGAGGAATTGGGTCTTGAAGTGAAGATCGCAGAGGAAGTTAGCGAGGTGGATAGCGGAGATTGGGAAAAAGAAACACTGGATAGCGAGAGGGTAAAAGAAGAAAGAAAAGAATATTTCAGTCTTCCACCCCAAGAGCAATTTGAGGCGGTTCGAGGCACCAACGGTGAAAGTTGGAAAGAAGTGAGTGATAGAGTCAATCGGTTTCTAGAAAACGCGACTCATAAGCACGCCGGTGAATCGGTTCTTGTAGTTGCGCACCAAGGTATTGTCGCTGAGATAGAACGGAGTATAGAAAACAAAGAGATCAACGAAGAGCTTCTTCATCGACAGAGTGTTGGCAGGTTTGCTTTTCCGATAAGATTTGACGTTCGTACGGACACCGGAAGACAGTTTGATTTTCACCGTCCTTATATTGACCAAATAAAAGTTTATTCCGAGTCAGGAACTGAGCTTACCAGAGTAGCTGAAGTTTTTGACACCTGGTATGAATCCGGCTCTATGCCGTATGCCCAGCATCATTATCCTTTTGAGAATAGAGATATATTTGAACCGGAAGGGAACAAAGGTTTCCCGGCGGACTTTATCGCTGAAGGTCTGGATCAAACCAGAGGGTGGTTCTATTCTTTGCTTGTCTTAGGAGTTGGACTATTTAACAAGTCGCCCTACAAAAACGTAATAGTCAACGGCATAATTCTTTCTGAAGACGGGCAAAAAATGTCCAAACGACTTTTGAACTATCCCGACCCATTGGAGGTAATAAGCAAATATGGAGCTGACTCTCTCAGATTGTATATGTCATCTTCCTCGGTAGTACGCGCCGAATCGCTCAATTTCTCCGAGAAAGGTGTTGCCGAGATCTCACGAAAAGTGATCGGCCGGCTTGATAACGTATATAAATTCTACGAAATATATCGGGATAGATCCTTAGAAGAAGAGAAAGAGCTCGAAGAAAGCGAAAATGTTCTGGATATATGGATCGAATCTAGACTCTCCAAAACCGAGCAAATGGTGCGACACTCGCTTGACAACTACGAGTTAGATAAAGCCACGAGACCCCTCTTTGATTTTGTGGAAGATCTGTCTACTTGGTATCTTCGCCGTTCCAGAGATCGTTTCAAGGGTGAAAATTCAGAAGATGGAAAGATGTCTCGTCGCGTGCTTTATACTACTCTAAAGACTTTTGCTTTGATATCAGCTCCGTTTATGCCATTTTATGCCGACTACCTATATCGTTCTCTCAGGGGTGAGAGCGATCCGGAAAGTGTACACCTCGAGTCTTGGCCTACTTTAAAGAAGCCAAACGGAGATATCTTAGAGAAGATGAAAAGAGTTCGTGAAATAGTCTCCGAAGGACTTGAGGAGCGGAATAAAGAGGGGATAAAAGTGCGCCAACCTCTCGCCTCGCTTTCTTATGGGGGCGAAAAGTTAGACGATACTATGGAATCTATAATCTCCGATGAGATGAATGTTAAGTCGGTCAAATATGAAGAAGGCAAAAGCGAGGTTGAAATAGATAGTCATATAACAGAAGAGCTCAGAAAAGAAGGTATCGCCCGCGAGGTCATCAGGACTGTCCAAAATGAACGCAAAAACTTAGGTTTGAATCCGCGCGACCTGGTCAACGTCTATTTCCATTCGGACAAAGAAGAATTCGACTCTATAGTTGAGGAGTATAAAGAGGAGATAAAAGAAGCTTCTAATGCCGAAAAGTTAATTGTCGGTCCTATAGACAATACTCAAACAGGCACAACCCAATCAATAGGAGATTTCGAGGTAACGCTAGTGGTAGAGAAGCTTTAA
- the argS gene encoding arginine--tRNA ligase, which produces MIEGRIKQAIIESLHSLSIEVDDVHLEFPTDISFGDVSTNIAMVLSQKTGKNPRDLAEELESEINNIKPEEVEKIEVAGPGFINFFYTRKFFTDLLKDINADSKNFGRSDHREGEKVIIEYTDPNPFKEFHIGHLMPNVIGESLSRLTEFSGARVKRASYQGDVGMHVAKAVWGMTQDDGNFPAESDSLKSKIEFLGNAYAFGSRAYEESEEARAAIVRINKEIYEKSNEEINNLYETGRRWSLEDFERIYDLLGTKFDLYFFESEVAEKGKEVVLSGLDQGVFSESDGAIVFKGEDHGLHTRVFVNSEGLPTYEAKELALAKEKHERYPYDSSVVVTGNEINEYFKVLLVAMEKIFPELAKKTRHISHNILRLPEGKMSSRKGNIISGEDLVMKAVNRSIEKMKEEYSEETREEIARDVGVAAIKYTILKQAIGKEVTFDMEQSLSFEGDSGPYLQYSTVRARSVIEKACSEGIEPSFENAPESIYPLERLLKRFPDVVLRAEKENAPHYVVTYLIEIAGEFNAFYAQEKIADPNDEYSPYKLALTKGFIAAMENGLYILGIRVPEKM; this is translated from the coding sequence ATGATAGAAGGTCGCATAAAACAGGCAATCATAGAGTCGCTTCATAGTCTTTCTATTGAGGTGGATGACGTACACCTGGAGTTCCCCACGGATATCTCTTTCGGTGATGTCTCAACAAATATAGCTATGGTTCTTTCCCAAAAAACAGGAAAGAACCCGCGTGATCTGGCCGAAGAATTAGAGAGTGAGATAAATAATATAAAACCCGAAGAGGTAGAGAAAATAGAAGTAGCCGGTCCCGGTTTTATAAATTTCTTTTACACAAGAAAATTTTTCACGGATCTTCTGAAAGATATCAATGCTGATAGTAAGAATTTTGGCAGGAGCGATCATCGCGAGGGCGAAAAAGTGATAATAGAATATACAGACCCCAATCCTTTCAAGGAATTTCATATTGGACATCTAATGCCCAACGTTATTGGTGAATCCCTCTCGCGCCTCACTGAATTTTCTGGAGCTCGAGTCAAAAGAGCAAGTTATCAAGGAGACGTGGGTATGCACGTAGCGAAAGCTGTCTGGGGGATGACACAAGACGATGGAAATTTTCCCGCGGAAAGCGACTCCCTGAAATCGAAGATCGAATTTCTCGGAAACGCTTATGCGTTTGGATCTCGCGCCTATGAAGAATCCGAGGAAGCCCGCGCGGCTATAGTGCGGATCAACAAAGAGATCTACGAAAAGAGTAACGAAGAAATAAACAATCTTTACGAGACGGGTAGGCGTTGGAGCTTAGAGGACTTCGAGCGCATTTACGATCTATTGGGAACAAAATTTGATCTATACTTTTTCGAAAGCGAGGTAGCCGAAAAAGGGAAAGAGGTTGTTCTCTCTGGACTTGACCAGGGCGTATTCTCGGAAAGCGACGGCGCTATCGTTTTCAAAGGGGAAGACCACGGTTTGCATACCAGAGTTTTTGTTAACTCCGAAGGACTGCCAACTTATGAGGCAAAAGAGCTGGCCTTGGCAAAAGAGAAACACGAACGCTATCCTTACGACTCATCCGTTGTAGTAACTGGGAACGAGATAAATGAATATTTCAAAGTTCTTCTGGTAGCTATGGAAAAGATCTTTCCTGAATTAGCCAAGAAAACGAGACATATCAGTCACAATATACTTCGACTGCCGGAAGGAAAAATGTCTTCAAGAAAAGGGAACATAATCTCCGGCGAGGACTTGGTTATGAAGGCAGTAAACCGTTCCATCGAGAAGATGAAAGAAGAATATTCCGAAGAGACGCGCGAGGAAATTGCGCGAGATGTGGGGGTAGCGGCGATAAAATACACCATACTCAAACAGGCAATAGGCAAAGAAGTTACTTTTGATATGGAGCAGTCACTTTCTTTTGAAGGTGACTCAGGTCCATATTTGCAATATTCTACTGTGCGTGCTCGTTCAGTGATAGAAAAAGCTTGCTCTGAAGGAATTGAACCTTCATTTGAAAATGCCCCTGAGAGCATTTATCCATTAGAGCGATTGCTCAAACGCTTTCCTGATGTTGTGCTACGCGCGGAAAAAGAGAATGCACCGCACTACGTAGTCACTTACTTGATCGAAATAGCCGGTGAGTTCAACGCCTTTTACGCGCAAGAAAAAATAGCAGATCCCAACGATGAATATAGTCCGTACAAGCTTGCGTTAACAAAAGGCTTTATTGCCGCGATGGAGAATGGTTTGTATATTCTAGGTATTCGAGTGCCGGAGAAAATGTAG
- the dut gene encoding dUTP diphosphatase — protein MDIKVKKLEKEAKLPVYANLSDAGADLFALEGLELSPGERTQVRTGIAMEIPDGYVGLIWDKSGLSHKQGLKVLGGVIDASYRGEIMVGIINLGNEKAAMESGHKVAQILFQRVEQAGIVEVNELNETSRGEGGFGSTGR, from the coding sequence ATGGATATTAAAGTAAAAAAATTAGAAAAAGAGGCAAAGCTGCCGGTTTACGCAAACCTGAGCGATGCTGGTGCTGATCTTTTTGCGCTTGAAGGATTGGAACTTTCTCCGGGAGAAAGAACTCAAGTGCGCACAGGTATTGCTATGGAAATTCCGGATGGTTATGTTGGATTGATATGGGACAAAAGCGGACTTTCTCATAAACAAGGATTAAAGGTGCTCGGTGGAGTTATCGATGCTAGTTATAGAGGAGAAATTATGGTAGGAATTATTAATCTTGGTAATGAAAAAGCGGCAATGGAAAGTGGGCATAAAGTTGCGCAAATCCTTTTTCAGCGCGTGGAGCAAGCCGGAATAGTAGAAGTAAATGAATTGAACGAAACTTCTCGCGGTGAAGGCGGATTTGGAAGTACGGGAAGATAA
- the tmk gene encoding dTMP kinase → MPGQVGKFIVIDGVEGAGKSTQIKKLKENLGEKAVVTREPGGSPYAEEIRELILNSEYAGQANAKVMFALFWAARADHLARTIIPALESGSLVISDRFDSTTFTHQIYGQEEKELTELFWTMRDYYLEDRAPETYIFLDVDPGLALERKVVNKSESNHFDEREIAFHERVREGTRAFAEQVPSRFVDASQPIDKVTESITEMINEYL, encoded by the coding sequence ATGCCAGGACAAGTTGGAAAATTTATTGTCATAGATGGAGTGGAAGGAGCCGGAAAATCCACCCAAATAAAAAAATTAAAAGAGAACTTAGGCGAAAAAGCGGTAGTTACGAGAGAGCCGGGCGGCTCGCCCTATGCCGAGGAAATTCGCGAGCTAATATTAAACTCCGAGTACGCGGGACAGGCCAACGCTAAAGTTATGTTCGCTCTTTTTTGGGCGGCTCGCGCTGATCACTTGGCGCGCACGATCATACCCGCCCTTGAATCCGGTTCATTGGTCATCTCTGACAGGTTTGATTCCACCACGTTCACACATCAGATCTATGGGCAAGAAGAAAAAGAGCTTACTGAACTCTTTTGGACAATGCGCGACTACTATCTCGAAGACAGGGCACCGGAGACGTATATTTTCTTAGACGTTGATCCGGGCTTAGCTCTTGAAAGAAAGGTGGTTAACAAAAGTGAAAGCAATCATTTTGATGAGCGAGAAATAGCTTTTCATGAACGCGTTCGCGAGGGTACAAGAGCGTTTGCCGAACAGGTGCCGTCTCGTTTTGTAGACGCTTCACAGCCGATTGATAAAGTAACCGAGAGTATCACTGAGATGATCAATGAATATTTATAA
- a CDS encoding dihydrofolate reductase: MSSEPKILMLATIAGEDRVISKDGALPWRIPEDEKHFSSTIKNQTVIIGRKAFEANVRDLKNARHKIVLTQNINLFYEGVITAYSPEDALQKAQELGSKEVVVVGGGLSFATFLPQTTTLYLTVIDQDLAGDITFPECNNFEIVSEEEKKLGRNTITFTELERKKAA, translated from the coding sequence ATGTCTTCAGAGCCGAAAATTTTAATGTTAGCTACCATAGCCGGAGAGGATCGCGTGATCTCCAAAGACGGTGCTTTACCGTGGCGTATTCCCGAAGATGAAAAGCATTTCTCTTCTACAATAAAAAATCAAACAGTGATCATTGGGCGCAAAGCCTTTGAGGCAAATGTGCGAGACCTGAAGAACGCACGGCATAAAATTGTCCTCACTCAAAATATAAATCTTTTTTACGAGGGAGTTATTACCGCTTATTCTCCGGAAGACGCTCTACAGAAGGCGCAAGAACTGGGGAGTAAAGAAGTTGTCGTGGTTGGAGGCGGATTATCTTTTGCTACCTTTTTACCTCAGACAACAACTCTATATCTCACCGTAATAGACCAAGACCTAGCGGGAGATATAACGTTCCCGGAATGTAATAATTTCGAAATAGTTTCCGAAGAAGAGAAAAAGCTGGGAAGAAACACTATTACTTTTACGGAATTAGAAAGAAAAAAAGCGGCCTGA
- the rplK gene encoding 50S ribosomal protein L11, translated as MAKKVEKKLKLQIQGGAANPAPPVGPALGQAGINIGQFVTQFNEATAEMRGDVVPVEISVYEDRSFDFVLKTPPASRLILKAIGQDKGSGKNVTRKVGTLSKAQVREIAEKKAPDLNAATEEAADRIIEGTARSMGVEVK; from the coding sequence ATGGCAAAGAAAGTAGAAAAAAAATTAAAACTCCAAATACAAGGCGGTGCCGCCAATCCGGCTCCACCGGTAGGACCTGCTTTAGGTCAGGCAGGGATCAATATTGGACAGTTTGTTACGCAATTCAACGAAGCAACAGCTGAGATGCGCGGAGACGTTGTTCCCGTGGAGATATCGGTTTATGAAGATCGAAGCTTTGATTTTGTACTCAAAACACCACCGGCTTCCCGTCTTATTTTGAAAGCTATTGGCCAAGATAAAGGTTCCGGTAAAAATGTTACTCGTAAGGTGGGAACTTTAAGCAAGGCACAAGTAAGAGAGATCGCCGAGAAAAAAGCCCCAGATCTTAATGCGGCCACAGAAGAAGCAGCTGATCGGATCATAGAAGGAACCGCGCGATCGATGGGGGTAGAAGTAAAATAA